CTCTGGCGAGGGGGGGGCGGAGACGTCTGGGTCGGGGACGCTGAGCTGTGCGGGCTGCGCGCTCGCCTATCCCATCCGGGACGGGGTTGCGGAGTTGCTCGCCGGCGAGGCGAGCCCGTGGGTGAAGTCAGGATACTGAACTGCGGACCTGGAGTTCTTCGGCGAAG
The DNA window shown above is from Cystobacter fuscus DSM 2262 and carries:
- a CDS encoding Trm112 family protein, which gives rise to MIFEELLRVLACPRCKEPLSLDEAGLASGEGGAETSGSGTLSCAGCALAYPIRDGVAELLAGEASPWVKSGY